The DNA window gcttttaagaacaaaggtacggagccttgggccgaggAGCATGTCCcaggactttggaatggtcgaggtgtggtgccccgagccatggtgtagtgccctgggttttaagaaccaaggtacggagccttgggctggggagcatgtcccgagacttgagaatggtcgaggtgtggtgccCCGAGCTAGGGTGTAGTACCCTGGGagtttaagaaccaaggtacggagccttgggccggggagcatgtcccgagacttgggaatggtcgaggtgtggtgccccgagccagggtgtagtgccctgggcttttaagaaccaaggttcggagccttgggccggggagcatgtcccgggacttgggaatggtcgaggttgttagagtaggtgcacgttgagccaagtgttggccgagtgttcacaatgaaactctatgtataaacgatctttattttaataatatttgaaattattattttggcacatttttatctgtatacccatgctagttgcataaataaagcccttgaatatacaaatagtagaaagcatatgagatgctcatatgatgagtatcatgaaactcatatttggaatactatatattttaaatagttcctagtcgattcagccgccgttaagaaggatatatgccgctcgagttcgagactagtatctgtgatgtgaagtaccatgtttcattggtaggggacattgtgatgtccgagcatacagataggtgctcctggtagagtgcactgaataaccctccataaaaggactttccaagtggttctcacttatcgagtggaaacgtcctagtttatggttgtacaccattagtccttatgacacgggacaacattgagactctatgtcctagcattacactttgacttgtttaccgactcccatggagtcatcaggtggcaaggctgggtgttttgtcgaaacatataggagttgatgcattgtagtcggggattcaccgcttaccttcgggtatggatatcctatgtgatctcatgtgtatgtagtttgaaatctctgatcagagtatggtggtaattaagaaagaggtttcttagattacaccatcgatgcaactacgacatgacataTAGTATCTATTCATTgaaaactctcgatataccagtggttgtcgaatcggtcgggatatatgagttgaagggatcgtactgtatgctaaccataattgaatggttcttgcaggcactatcatttgatacctagggaatcatgtaagcgatgctgctaggagtttaacatgattggttgggtactatcagacttgagttctgacgttcttgttatcaaggagttgataagtaagaatggagcaattggggtatgctcgtataaggacatgtttagtccgaatcgcatggagatgtgaacctatggctagttgtatcaatgaactattgagggtcacacaagtgctaactttctagatcccgttgagaagttaaaatagttcaatgtgttgaacgacttataaatgagtttataagcataaataaaaatagaagtataaATTCTATAaagagaatgtaacttttaatttgaggaagtgttcctaaattaaaagttggccaaacgagtaatgtatttgaaaattgtgattttcatatacattattatggactaaattaaattaattcaagtattgaattaattagacactagtggacctagtagagtccaaataattaaattaattcaagtgttggattaattaaaaaacattgggccttgtagagcccaattagaaataattattaaactagtgggcttgagtaaaatcaagtaaatgttaaatggtctcaaatgtgtttgagacatttaaataaaagtccacgggccttgtaattgttacaagcccaagtaaaatgcatgcttggaaggtgaagggttggagacaacttttgagttaattgcatggcatgctcatGCACTTTTTTGCTTTaactttttccacaaccaagaaaaacaCTCCTCCCTCTCTCCTCCCCTTATGTTGAACGAAATTTTGAGCAAAATTCTcccaatttttcttcttcaattgttgaggaaagaaaacacttcttaaagaaaaatgctctattttttctagtgcaaaattagagtggatctaccttgttagtggtggacctaattttgaagaaaggagtccaaaagcaaggtgaagcttgtagattgtctaccatcaagagctaagttgtttacaacttagttggagccataatcaatccttgtgattgataggtacatttctaaatactctatgtatgacatatttcGTGTTTTTCGTATATGATACACACTAGTATATGAGGTGTTCGGTTTTACTtgctaaaaattaatttttttgaaacttccgttgcgcaaccAGCATCTtaatcgatcccctttcaagtggtatcatgagctaagggtactagtttgtGTAGcttatacataatattatattgaggtcgatttctaaccgcatgagatgatTTGTTGCAACAAATTCAAGGCCGATTTTGGGGTGTTTGTTGGCAGCAAGTTgttgcccatttcgggcagctcgggctgcccgtttcgggcagcaagggcagcccgaacagccccttgtttttaataaaaaaaatttgtaagttggccggaatccggcgacggagctccgacgacggtgatgacgactagggttttcaaaagtgttttgggatatcaaagtgtcatgggccttgatgttgttgggccattagatggctaacatatttgtgaaatttaaatgggccaaaatgtttttggtgaaaaatgattttttgggcccttaagtttaaatttaaaaaagttgcaaatattttgtcatgaaataaataatttaagttggactttaattatttatagtaaatggtgatttacaagaaattcggttataaataaattaattagaaagtagacaaatgagtttgtatactttgttaatttagtttataatcgtggcggttagtgattggatcaagatatataatattggatcaattaattattgtgataattaattgatggtatatgatatgtgatattatgcatgaaggatgatcaaaagcccaagcccaatttgctaggtgtatgctaggatattttgtgttgaatgattgtaataattatcaaatttaaagtgggcttggtttatggcccgttcccaccccatgagatgtatccttatttgccatggatatttatttgtaaatattagaatagtggaagatcaagattggaagatggtggccttgatgattatgaagatcgaagacatgtaaatattggaagcttatgtaatagttgcatttgcatcccatgcatttccctaggattggacctaggcccgtgcttagctcacacgggccgttagttttggggcgattgatcatccttgttttgtttactgtttataatatatgcatgatatgttataaataatgagtatgtgcgttatcattatgataataacaaagttgcatgaatccgacaaacatacgattaaacatggcgagcttttaaataaaattaatgatgagacctttcaaaattaaaaaccctcattttcaataagattcaaaattaatatcaatccCGAAAAGGAGAGTTGtatataatttccatgtcttccatcgacaatgagtgcatgatgaacgctacctgtggtcggggctcggctcatactATTGGggagccctgggtgccggaaagctgtgacatccattgacatggtgatgtgaaccacgtggaactcccatgatttcggctcatattattgagggaactcatggcgaccgtctattaaggttcaacatcgatgggtaaggcttgacacataaagatgaacgacgtcatattattgggtcctaatcaaacatgagacaaaagtttacgtagagggttgcatggtgatgcaatttgaaactaccttttaggaattgtgattggctgatattattcgggatcataattcgctaattggaccttgcgtacctactgaggaaaggagtttcccgttttcactagagggtagtgaaagatgttaaaacagtgggagtaaacatttataaagtaaaagtccatactttatatcttactaaatattttaaaatagtcattaacatttatctgtttacttttgaATACTTTTTGACAATGTGTTCGATTCGCAATTCTCTatatgtaatactcgacaaacacgtataaaccagacctaattacctcaattagctaagaaatctgaaaatcgtcttgaattcggaaaggatagcatatacacttactaagtcgccccctgttgaggctccgactgactgcactcctgaggaattgaaGACTTacgaggaatggtgtgaccatgacttgaaagccaagtgttatatgcaggcttctatgaatgatgagaagtcagttctttatgtgggttcttcatctggtacaaGATTGATctacctgggaagggaaagaagcgttctttccaacgtcccaagaagaacgtgcccttgaagaggctagctccgagtcccgttgtgataccccgagactaaaatagctttgatggcattttggtaaataagttgaaaaatattcaatttattttgatggcattttcgtagataagttgaaaaataatgaattaattttaagggcaaaatggtaaatagtgacaaatctttttcatatgaagcccaaatgatttgagatttggatatgacgtagaaaactcaaagatagagaagtttcatgttttgagttttggaaaattggaacgtttgactggtccaaagACGTATATCggcgataaaattttaaatagtatatattataatataataatataatattaaaaagataaaaaaaaaaagataaacttGCAACTTACGTGAAAGAATTCATTTTGCAACAGAGAGGAACGACCGAGGGTGAGAGAAGAAGAGGAAATATGATTTTTGATTTTCTTCTCGATCGTGCGACTTagcggtttatccaatcgacgaaccgactttagatctgggatcgttgacacgaggtcttcgatttgaggtataaattttatagttttggtgatgtttcaaattcgtcgatttttggaataaatccgataaattgttaaatcatactggaattgaagattgttgaatagtgtatgattttaacgaagaagagatgattatagtgatgttattttgaattattctcaatttattataatagagaattttaatcatttgattgagattgaagaattatttgtcggttatatatgcggtagaataactgacaagaaactaagttttgaagtcggaaCTGAAttatgttctgatttcgatttgatatgaatttttgaagtttcagaagatatttgaaactcatatttgtgaTTTTGGATTagtgttattgattgaaatgaatgtgttattgatgtagatataGTTTCTATACTGAAATCTTaaagctacatcaattggaaacgaagaattgaggtatgttgcgaccgggtaacatacgacatgtatctgtattatatgatatatgttggattcattggattggaatacgtgtttatgtgcctatttgatgatttgatgtggcatacatgacattgagattgagatatcgatgtataaaataaatgttttgttaacacacatcattttatgcatacatcgatacatgacatgcacgttgagctatgatccttggataccctgatatgattggattggattccgggatttgtgaacacaatcgctatgccggtattatatgacccgtaaagcatagacaattgtggccccatatgattggatatgagatgtgggattgatggcgcttcgtcgacgctatcatacgtgtattcccatatcggccggtgtgccatctcgagcattgatttgatttgatagcgattcgattgattctgacatgtgctcagtggatgggcatttgacctgatacctccacgacatacatgcattgcataccatatatcattgtttagatatctgtggtatatatgattggttgttccatacggagctttgcttacccccaaggggggctgttgttgtctttgtgtgtggacaatggcaggtactccaggatatcaggagaccggagagggtacttctggtgggagccacaacttgggctgaggtttatgtttatgttttgttcctagtatatatgtatatgtatctatataccggggcatgtcacgaggatatgagatgtttctATGTGATTGATTGTAATTACGTGTGGGCATGATTATGACGTgagatgaaatactatttttagtattaaaataaaatgacttgggctcattgtaaagaatttttaaactcgttttctgctgtgattaattaaccctaatctgattgtgttgtaataacgattaggtgctaagggccccacacccgttgtggcagccacaccagtcaaggctgacaagactgttgatatttgtcatcactgcaagaagcctggacattggaggcgtaactgcagagaatatcttgcccaaaaaggttctggaaatgatatgttttacattgaagtaaacattttaattaattctacttcttgggtatttgataccggctgtggctcacatctctgtaatgagttacaggtgatgggaagaagtagaagacttaggaaaggtgagaccttcttgaggatgggcaatggagcaagagttgctgccaaggccaaaggagatgtttacttgctgttgaacaatgattttaagttaattttaagagatgttttgtttgtaccagatttggtgaaaaaattgtttccatttctatgctagataaaaatggatattcttgtttatttagcaaatgtgtttgcaacatttacaagaataaatgtttaattggtactggagaacttgaaaacgatctctataacttaaaattgaaagatattccactaaacaatgtccaagctataacaacaacaaacaagtgaaaacaagatactctaaattcggcacatttatggcatgctcgattaggacatatttccttaagaaggatgagcaagctagtgggagtaggcatgtttgatatatctgatattaatgctctcacgacttgtgaatcatgtctgaaaggaaagacgaccaaaattccctttaagggccatgtggagcgagccaaaggattattggatttgatccataccgatgtgtgcggttcgcttagcatcaccactaagcatggacatgcctacttcatcacctttaccgataacttttcgaggtatgggtatgtgtatttgatgaaattcaAGTCTGAaacctttgaaaggttcaaagaattcagaagtgaggtagagaaacagttgggacgaagcatcaagacacttcgatcggatcgaggtggtgagtacttgagtgccgagttccaagagtatcttagggagaataggattctctcgcagtagactccgcccgctacaccgcagtttaatggtgtttcggagcgtcgtaaccagactttgatggacatggttcggtctatgattgggttcacggagttgccgccatccttttggggatatgcgcttgagacagcggcactgttgttgaacaatgtctattcaaaggcagttgacaagacaccatatgagatatggatgggtaagcctcccaaatattcttatcttagaatatgggggtaccctgcttatgtgaagcaagtagtgggagataaattggatatttgatccattttatgttactttgtgggttatccaaagaattcagttggatattatttctatcatccccaagaaacaaaggtgtttgtttctaggaatgcaacttttttgaaaagaaatttctattagatagaaaatgagagatgatagaactcgaagaggttcgagaaacacccacaattatagaacccacacccgaagagccaagagaggagatacaagcttctagaagatccgagagagtctcgagaccacctatgaggtatggtctgcttcttgaagagggccatgatgagcctaaccatggatgtgatccaaggaccttcaaggaagcgttatctgatgccgattcatccaagtgacttgaagcaatggaatctgagatgaattccatgcattcaaaccaagtgtggaaccttgtggatccacctgagggaactgttcccatatgGTGTAAAttgatttacaagaggaaacttggggtggatgggaaggtattgaccttcaaggcgtgattggtagcaaaaggatatactcaaaggcaaggagttgattttgaggaaacattttctccagttacaatgttcaagtccataaggatattgctagccatagatgcatggtatgactatgaaatatggcagatgaatgtcaagacagcctttcttaatgaggatattaaggaagagatttacatgtctcaacctgaagggtttacatctgtcggaagtgagcatatggtatgcaaactttctaaagcagacatctaggagttggaacctttgattcgatagtacaatcaaagagtttggttttactaagaatccagAGGAATCCTGTGTGTATAaaaaggtcagtgggagtgctgtgacattcctggtgttgtatgttgatgacattttactcattaggaatgatgtaggaatattgcaatcaactaagatatggttagcgagttagttctcgatgcaggacttgggtgaagcatcttttgtattgggaatacagatctatagagatagatcaaaaagattgcttggtctcactcagtccacatacattgatacaaTAGTGAAGcgattctcgatggatgagtccaagagaggacatttaccaatgtgtcatggcgtgtccctatccaagtctatgtctcccaagactgatgcagagatagcggcgatgacacgcattccgtatgcatctgctattggtagcatcatgtaagagatgatatctacacgtcctgacgtggctttcgcactaagtgtagtgagtagatatcaatcggaccctggtcttccacattggaaagatgtgaaagacatcctcaagtatttgagaaggaccaataagttgtttttggtctatggggtggagaactgaaattggaagactataccgactctaacttccaaagcgatatcgatgacttgaagtcaacctctgggtttatattcatgctcaatggtgctgctgtctcttggaaggattccaagcaagacaatactacggattccagcatagaggccgaatacattgctgcatcagatgcagaaaaaggaggctgtttggataaggaatttcgtccaagagttgggcgtcattcttaATAGAGTTGCttctgtcccggtgttgtgtgacaacacgggagctatatctcaagcaaaggagccaaggtctcatcagaagtccgaacacgtattgagaaagtaccacatcctccaagtgattgtggaaagaggagatgtctctcgattgacaaagtcggctccgcagataatgttgctaaTCTTATAATGTCCTTCCCACCGAGCTTCCAGCTTCCCAACATCCCCAGCAGGGTCGACTTTCTTCATGACTAAATCCCCTACTTGGAAGTCTCGGATCCGGACCTTTCTGTTATATGATTTCATAACCCGGCCCCTATATGCCTCCATCCGAATGAATGCTCGGTCTCTCTTTTATTCTACCAAGTCTAATTCCATGGCTCGGCTTTGGTCATTATTGTCCGGGTAAGATTCTATCCGGGAAGAAGTTTTCCCGATCTCAACTAGAAGGACTGCTTCAGAACCATATACCAAATTGAAAGGAGTTTCTTGAGTAGGTGCCCGAAGAGTGGTTCTATAAGCCCATAGAACACTGGGTAATTCTTCCACCCAATCTTTTCCTTTGCCTTGTGGCCTTGTTTTCAGCGCTTGTACAATAATTCTGTTGACGACTTCTGTTTGGCCTTTAACTTGAGGATATGCAACAGAGGTAAAATATTGAGTGATCTTCATTTCCCTGCACAATGCCGTAATTCCTTTGCCCTGAAACTGTCTCCCATTGTCCGAGATCAGTATTCTGGGCACTCCAAACCGGCACACAATATTTTTCCACAGAAATTACAATACCTCCTGCTGAGTGATTTTTGCCAAGGGCCCAGCTTCAACCCATTTGGAAATGTAATCAACAGCCACTAACAAGAGTTTTTTATGAGCCCGGGCAATTAGGAACGGACCCACAATATTCATGCCCCATTGATCAAAGGGGCAAGATGCCTAGATAAGCTTCATGAGAGTGGCCGGGTTGTGCTTGAAATTCGAGAGATGTTGACAGTCCTCACAAGCTTGGACCACTCGAGCAGAATCTTGACTTAAGGTTGGCCACCAGAAACCAGCAAGCATTGTTTTTCGAGCCAAAGACATTCCTCCGAGGTGCTCGGCACAACATCCTTCATGAATTTCTCGGAGGACATCATCCACCTCTTTCTCAGATAAGCATTTCAAAAGAGGTCCCTGGAATGATCTCCTGTACAACATATTATTTAAGAGAACAAACCTGAGAGCTTATCTCTTAGTTTTTTGAGCTTGAGTTCTGTTCATTATTTACAATAAACTTGATCAGAGGTATCATCCAGGAGTCCTCGGTTGTTGGAAATATTTCTTCCTCGGTGGAAAGCATCAACCGAGAAACAAGCAGGACCTCCTGGGTGCCGACTTCAGACAAAGAAGCATCGATTTTTTTGCCAGAGCATCTGCCTCTCTATTCTCCTCCCGAGGTATTTGTTGCATACTCCAATCAACAAAGACTTCTGATTGGGCTTTGATGAGCTGTAAATATTTGAGCATCCTGTCATCCTTAGCTTCATAAACACCTTATATTTGTTGAGTGATGAGCTGTGTATCAGAATATAGGATAATCTGGGAAGCTCCAACTTCTCGGGCAGCTCGGATACCTGCGAGAACAGACTCATACTCGGCCTCATTATTGGTTACCTGGGAGTCAATCCTCAGTGCCAATTTAATCTTTTCTCCTGGGAGAGATATTATTACAACCCCTACTTCGCATCCAGCAAGGCTCGACGCCCCGTACACAAATACTCTCCATACTTCCTCTTGCTCGAGTTGAACCATTTCTGATAAGAAATCTGACAAGGCTTGTGCCTTGATGGCAACCCAAGGCTTGTACTCAATGTTATATTCTCCTAACTCTACTGTCCACTTGATCATCCGCCCGGACACTTCAGAGTGAGTCATGATCCTACCAAGAGGACTATTGGTAAGAACAACTATTTGATGAGACAGAAAGTAAGGCCTTAGCTTCCGGGCAGTCATTATCAAGGCCAAAGCAATCTTCTCCACTTCGCTGTACCGGAGCTCGGGTCCTCTTAGAGTATGGCTGACATAATAGACAGGCTTTTGGTCAGAGCCTTCTCCTTTTATTAGAACTGAGCTGACGACATACTCTGTAGTAGATAGATAAACAAATAATCTCTCCCCGGGCTTTGGCTTCACCAACACAGGGAGCTCTGCAAGATGAATCTTCAAATCCTGGAAGGCCTGTTCACATTTCTCATCCCATCCAAATTGTTGGGCCTTCctcaagagttgaaagaaaggataactcCTGTGCGCTGACCGGAAAATAAATCGAGAAAGGGAAGCAATCCTCCCGGTCAGCTTCTGTACTTCTTTGACAGATCGAGAAATGACATGCACATCACAGATTTGACTTTCTCCTGATTCACCTTGATCCCCCGATCTGTCACTATATCACCTTGCCATCGTCTTCTCCTCTCACCTCCTCCTCCCTCATCTCCTGCTCCTGCTCATGCTCATGTCTATCCTCGGGTGGTGTAACATGATGAGAAACTTCTTTCCTGGCCATAGATTGCTTTATGGCATCGGATACAATCTTTTGCAGCTCTTCCGAGGTCAAAGTAATGAGATTTGGTCCGGTGTTATTAACATAAACTTGTCTTGAAGTCTACCCTCCATCATCCTGGGCGCAAGAGTTATCTTGGTTGGTTCTTCTCGTACGAGCCATATCAACGTCTTGAACTCAAGCTTCCCACAGACGGTGCCAATGATGTAATCTCGCTGAAATGAGTGAGCCGGGTAAGAAGCTCCAACGAATCATATCAATAATTTATAGTGTTTGGGAATCTTGAGTGAGGATAACGACTGTGGTAgcacctgcaaacaatgaaaagaactcgtgaatgAGCGCCGGAGGGGCGTCCGGcgtagccactccgatgctaaagTCAGTAGGTTCAAGGTGAACACAAGCAATATTTGCGAGAAAATATGTGTAATGAGTTCAAAGATTTTAGAATCATTAAATGAGACTAATAACTGCTATTTATAGTAGAAAAATGGTGTAAGTACCTCGATTCTCGTGCCACTTACTAAGTATGGCAAGTCGGCTGCCCGTCCTTgtagcttctgatgacttctagGACATTCCAAACCCAAGTTGTTCTGACAGATTAGACTGCCTATATTAATTATACTCGAGTGTGGTGCAATTCTTGAGGTGTCCCGGATAGTAGGTTACTCGGGTACTTGGATGAGAGCCCGGGCTATGTTGGCTGCCCGAGAAGAAAAGAAGTTCCTAGGATGAAGAGATCTGCCCGAGTCCTCTGGAAAATGACCAGCATATTAGCTCTGTCTCGAGCTATCCAAGTAACAAGCCGTGATTAATGACGACCCGGATCCTTATGGGGTATCACAAATTAAGAGAAATAAcatattaaaacaataaattaaacatCAATACATCC is part of the Primulina eburnea isolate SZY01 chromosome 1, ASM2296580v1, whole genome shotgun sequence genome and encodes:
- the LOC140807924 gene encoding uncharacterized protein; the encoded protein is MARKEVSHHVTPPEDRHEHEQEQEMREEEVRGEDDGKAQQFGWDEKCEQAFQDLKIHLAELPVLVKPKPGERLFVYLSTTEYVVSSVLIKGEGSDQKPVYYVSHTLRGPELRYSEVEKIALALIMTARKLRPYFLSHQIVVLTNSPLGRIMTHSEVSGRMIKWTVELGEYNIEYKPWVAIKAQALSDFLSEMVQLEQEEVWRVFVYGASSLAGCEVGVVIISLPGEKIKLALRIDSQVTNNEAEYESVLAGVYEAKDDRMLKYLQLIKAQSEVFVDWSMQQIPREENREADALAKKSMLLCLKSAPRRRSFQGPLLKCLSEKEVDDVLREIHEGCCAEHLGGMSLARKTMLAGFWWPTLSQDSARVVQALAVDYISKWVEAGPLAKITQQEFQGKGITALCREMKITQYFTSVAYPQVKGQTEVVNRIIVQALKTRPQGKGKDWVEELPSVLWAYRTTLRAPTQETPFNLVYGSEAVLLVEIGKTSSRIESYPDNNDQSRAMELDLVE